The proteins below are encoded in one region of Dromaius novaehollandiae isolate bDroNov1 chromosome 9, bDroNov1.hap1, whole genome shotgun sequence:
- the NME9 gene encoding thioredoxin domain-containing protein 6 — MAAKRKEVVLQININNQELWEEMLCLKGLIVVDAFQAWCGPCKTVVDLFRKIRNEVGSDFLHFAVAEVDSIDALEEYRGKCEPVFLFYTGGELVTVVRGANAPLLQKTILERLAAEKKLLERGGEQAAAVRH, encoded by the exons ATTAACATCAATAACCAGGAGCTTTGGGAAGAAATGCTGTGTCTCAAAGGACTCATTG TTGTTGATGCATTTCAAGCCTGGTGTGGTCCATGCAAAACAGTAGTGGATCTTTTCCGAAAAATAAGGAATGAAGTTGGCAGTGACTTCCTGCATTTTGCAGTG GCTGAAGTTGATTCCATTGATGCTCTGGAAGAATACAGAGGAAAATGCGAGCCTGTCTTTCTGTTTTACACA GGAGGAGAATTAGTCACAGTTGTAAGAGGAGCAAATGCACCGTTGCTGCAGAAAACCATCCTGGAACGGCTGGCAGCGGAAAAGAAGCTTTTGGAACGTGGAGGAGAGCAGGCGGCGGCGGTCAGGCACTGA